The Pan paniscus chromosome 22, NHGRI_mPanPan1-v2.0_pri, whole genome shotgun sequence genome has a segment encoding these proteins:
- the RWDD2B gene encoding RWD domain-containing protein 2B isoform X1: MKIELSMQPWNPGYSSEGATAQETYTCPKMIEIEQAEAQLAELDLLASMFPGENELIVNDQLAVAELKDCIEKKTMEGRSSKVYFTINMNLDVSDEKMAMFSLACILPFKYPAVLPEITVRSVLLSRSQQTQLNTDLTAFLQKHCHGDVCILNATEWVREHASGYVSRDTSSSPTTGSTVQSVDLIFTRLWIYSHHIYNKCKRKNILEWSKELSLSGFSMPGKPGVVCVEGPQSACEEFWSRLRKLNWKRILIRHREDIPFDGTNDEMERQRKFSIFEEKVFSVNGARGNHMDFGQLYQFLNTKGCGDVFQMFFGVEGQ, encoded by the exons ATGAAAATTGAGCTGTCCATGCAGCCATGGAACCCGGGTTACAGCAGTGAGGGGGCCACGGCTCAAG AAACTTACACATGTCCAAAAATGATTGAGATAGAGCAGGCGGAGGCCCAGCTTGCTGAGTTAGACCTGCTAGCCAGTATGTTCCCTGGTGAGAATGAGCTCATAGTGAATGACCAGCTGGCTGTAGCAGAACTGAAAGATTGTATTGAAAAGAAGACAATGGAGGGGCGATCTTCAAAAGTCTACTTTACTATCAATATGAACCTGGATGTATCTGATGAAAAAATG GCGATGTTTTCTCTGGCCTGTATTCTTCCCTTTAAATACCCGGCAGTTCTGCCTGAAATTACTGTCAG ATCAGTATTATTGAGTAGATCCCAGCAGACTCAGCTGAACACAGATCTGACTGCATTCCTGCAAAAACATTGTCATGGAGATGTTTGTATACTGAATGCCACAGAGTGGGTTAGAGAACACGCCTCTGGCTATGTCAGCAGAGATACTTCATCTTCACCCACCACAGGAAGCACAGTCCAGTCAGTTGACCTCATCTTCACGAGACTCTGGATCTACAGCCATCATATCtataacaaatgcaaaagaaagaatattCTAGAGTGGTCAAAGGAGCTTTCCCTGTCTGGGTTTAGCATGCctggaaaacctggtgttgtttGTGTGGAAGGCCCACAAAGTGCCTGTGAAGAATTCTGGTCAAG aCTCAGAAAATTAAACTGGAAGAGAATTTTAATTCGCCATCGAGaagacattccttttgatggtacaaatgatgaaatggaaagacaaaggaaattttccatttttgaagaaaaagtgTTCAGTGTTAATGGAGCCAGGGGAAACCACATGGACTTTGGTCAGCTCTATCAGTTCTTAAACACCAAAGGATGTGGGGATGTTTTCCAGATGTTCTTTGGTGTAGAAGGACAATGA
- the RWDD2B gene encoding RWD domain-containing protein 2B isoform X2, giving the protein MIEIEQAEAQLAELDLLASMFPGENELIVNDQLAVAELKDCIEKKTMEGRSSKVYFTINMNLDVSDEKMAMFSLACILPFKYPAVLPEITVRSVLLSRSQQTQLNTDLTAFLQKHCHGDVCILNATEWVREHASGYVSRDTSSSPTTGSTVQSVDLIFTRLWIYSHHIYNKCKRKNILEWSKELSLSGFSMPGKPGVVCVEGPQSACEEFWSRLRKLNWKRILIRHREDIPFDGTNDEMERQRKFSIFEEKVFSVNGARGNHMDFGQLYQFLNTKGCGDVFQMFFGVEGQ; this is encoded by the exons ATGATTGAGATAGAGCAGGCGGAGGCCCAGCTTGCTGAGTTAGACCTGCTAGCCAGTATGTTCCCTGGTGAGAATGAGCTCATAGTGAATGACCAGCTGGCTGTAGCAGAACTGAAAGATTGTATTGAAAAGAAGACAATGGAGGGGCGATCTTCAAAAGTCTACTTTACTATCAATATGAACCTGGATGTATCTGATGAAAAAATG GCGATGTTTTCTCTGGCCTGTATTCTTCCCTTTAAATACCCGGCAGTTCTGCCTGAAATTACTGTCAG ATCAGTATTATTGAGTAGATCCCAGCAGACTCAGCTGAACACAGATCTGACTGCATTCCTGCAAAAACATTGTCATGGAGATGTTTGTATACTGAATGCCACAGAGTGGGTTAGAGAACACGCCTCTGGCTATGTCAGCAGAGATACTTCATCTTCACCCACCACAGGAAGCACAGTCCAGTCAGTTGACCTCATCTTCACGAGACTCTGGATCTACAGCCATCATATCtataacaaatgcaaaagaaagaatattCTAGAGTGGTCAAAGGAGCTTTCCCTGTCTGGGTTTAGCATGCctggaaaacctggtgttgtttGTGTGGAAGGCCCACAAAGTGCCTGTGAAGAATTCTGGTCAAG aCTCAGAAAATTAAACTGGAAGAGAATTTTAATTCGCCATCGAGaagacattccttttgatggtacaaatgatgaaatggaaagacaaaggaaattttccatttttgaagaaaaagtgTTCAGTGTTAATGGAGCCAGGGGAAACCACATGGACTTTGGTCAGCTCTATCAGTTCTTAAACACCAAAGGATGTGGGGATGTTTTCCAGATGTTCTTTGGTGTAGAAGGACAATGA